The genomic DNA TAAGAAGTTATTAGAGGGAAAAGACTATTATCTGGAGGTGCACTTGCCCTTCTGATGCACGTAAGGTCACGTGATGCATGGATAAATCCCATTTGAGAGTTCAGAGATAAAAACAAGTTAATATAAAAAACGAAAAGCAAAATAATGTGGTGGAGATTTCACGGTCGGGGCCGGTGTCTCAAGTCCGAGTATATATAGACCGACTTAACTCTGCGACTAACAATTTTTAGTCCTTCAATTAAGTGCTGAGACAATATATGCGATGAAGAACGGCTCCAGGAGCAAGTTTCTACTCTGTTTCCGCCCAGTTGTAGTCGATGATGTGATTCTCGAACGCTCTTCCGCTGCCGCTACCGTCTCGTCTGCGACCATACAGAGTGATACCTTAGACAACCGCTCTAAGGTTTGCACTCCGGTTCTGTTATCCGAACCACAAACAAGTCACTGCGCCTGCTGTTGGTCTAGTGATGGGAACGTTGCGTGCTGTAAAAGGGAGCGAGAAACAGAGTCGGAAATGGAAGATGTGTCCGGCATGGACGATGTTTCCGGCTTTGGGGTCGGCGTACTGTGTTTTGATCTGTTGTTTTGTCTCACGGTAACGGTGTTCTGGGGGAGGCTCTTTGCGATACTCTTGACGTGTACGTTGATGTACTTAGTTCCACTTCGGAGAAAAGGCGACGGCCGCCATCTGTTGGATGTCAAAACACCGCCGGAGATGGAGAGGAAGCGGCGGGTTGCGATCATGGAAGGGCTGCTTCAGAGGAACCGTCACCGGAAGCATTGAAATCTGAACTCTCAAACGGAAAGTGTGGTGTAATTTTGTGAAATTGCAATTGCTCCCCTCTACTTTTTGTAGTCACACTTCTTGCATGCcttatccttttctttctaatttttgaGTAAGGGATTTTGGCGTATGTCAGATGCATCATGTAAATTACATCTGCATGTACCCTCACAAGATAGAATTTCATACGCCTTACTGGGTACAAACTCGTTTGTATATGTCGAGGTATATAACTCGTGCATGCTAGAAAAGTTGTTTTGAGTTGTTTTAAACCTCTCTTGTTGAGAATAATTTACAAGTAAGATGGTGAAAATTTTGGTTTAACTCGGTGAGTTGAAGTCAGCATGACAAAGCCCGCGAGAAAACTAATGGAAAGCCCGTGAACTCATACGCTCCACTCTTCAATGTCAAACATGGCGCATCACATTATATTCGGCGATAATTAGCTCCTTATTATTTAgttgatttaattttaataaaaatatcgtTATATACACCATAGtttctaaatatattataagctTCGCTTTGCGCAAGCGGATAAGGTCAGGCCCGGTCACCAAACTTGTCCAATGTGTTGCTTTGCTTATTATATGTAGTCGGTTGAGACTTGAAGGCACACCTCCTCAAATTTTGCCGAAGTTGGTGACCAAAAACAGatctattaaataaatatttttatttatcctCCTTTTGGGAATGGAAACTTGAAACCACATGTGGGTTAAGTCTATGTataatgaagaagaagatgaagaaaaagtTCGGGGATTGAAGAggattaaattattaaagattgaaaaagcaaaagaaaaggataaaaaagaagagaattgtaaaaagagaaaaaggtgTGCATGCACTGAGCAGGCTGATTAAGTTATTATGCAATTGACCAATAAAGTTttcatcttttcatttttgcCTCGTCTTTCTCCATCTTTTGATGTATCAATCATCGATTTTCGATTATATTAACGAAAAAGAACATTTTAAGCAAGATATTGAATTCGAATATTGAgataaattcattttcttaaattaaaaaaaagtagttTGCCCCCTGAACTTTGAAAGTATAAAAGTTTATCCCCTAACTTTTTAAAAGTTACACATTACCTTCCACCTCTATGGAAAATAGGCGCTTTGCCCCTCAATTAAAATTCCGGTCAAatcatttataataataataataataataacatcaactaaaaaaagaagaaagaaatcgGAGTTGGGGTGGGGGAGGCCCATCGATCACCCCAACCCCTAATTGGCGTCATCGACTGGCACAGAATTCGCTGGCAATATCGATATGGGAGGTGGGGTGGCTGGCGGGTGCTCCCCTGTCCCCGATTACGGAAATCTCGACGAAATTAGCGTTTCAGAGATAACCCTCGGCGACATCGATCGGGGGATGGGGTGGCCGACGGGCCTCGTCTGGTGTTGTGTCTGTGCCTGTAGGATCACTTGTCAAGCCCCCATCAAGCTGCCTTGTACCGTCCCTCTAATAGCATCCCAAATTACTTATATTGTGAGCACAACCTCCAAGTGAATGAAATCATTCCTTGCTTTCCAGAATGTAATACATATAGGCCTGGAAGGCAATTCTAAGGATAACTACAAGAGTACTCTTCCTCTTGAATTTAACAGTAGCCCATTCAACTTCAGATCTCTAGGCCCCAACTTCTCTATGTTGTCCAGCTGCATTCAACACCCTCTCCCAATCTCTCTTAGTGAAAGGACagggaaaaaatatatggtcCCTTGTCTCCTTCTCGACCTTGCAGAAAACACAAGATTCATCAATGCCATGGAACCATTGAGCCATTCTGTCCTTAGTTGCGAGCTTGCTATCCAAACTATAAAGGAATGCCTCGGCACACATGAGTGAAACCAGACTAACTTGTACCATCTCACCCTGCTGCCTTGTTTCTCAATGCTTCCCAAGAACTTGCAAGGGAAAAACCTTCCTTATGATCTGTAACCCAGATAATTCTATCATCGACTCCTTCTGTCAAAGTGAGATTAATTATCTCAGCAGATAAGCACAGTCCCCTTTGATGCCTAACCCTGCCAAGCTCATAGACAAACTTAGCAACAGTGAATTGTATTTGATGTTTGCTCCTGCATCCCCCAAAATGGTTGATAAGAGGGCAAAGGCTGCACCAGTTGTCGAACCAGTAGAAAACAGACTTTCCATTCTTCACATCTTGCCTGATAAGAGGATATGCACAGTCCCTCAATTGTAACAACTTCCTCCTAGCGTATGAACAATCAGTAAGGGCTTCGAGAGAGCAAAAGCTCCTGCCTTTGATGAGGTAAGCCTTGACCTAGGCGATCCATAAAAGACCCAGCTATGTTGAATAACAGCCATAAGTACCTGAGGCTGCAAGCCTTGCTCCAGACCACAGCTTCCTTAATTCCCAGGCCTCCCTCTTTTTTAGGAAGACAAACAATTTTCCAATCCACTTTAGCCCCTTGTGCTCCATTGCTTCTTCCTCTCTATCAGAAAGCCTTACATCTTTTCTCCACTTCCTTCAAAACCTTTTCGGGTAGAgtgaatgcagtgcaccagaAGTTAAGAGGGGACTGAATAACCGAAGTTACTAGTTGTAGCCTCCCAGCATAAGAAAGTTTTTTGACAACCCATCCCTCTATTCTGCTGGTAATCTTCTCAATGACCGGTTTGCATTCTCTATCTGATAGTCTTCCAGGGATAAGAAGGAACCCCAAGTACCTTACAGGCAGGCACTCTCCCTAAAACCACTCAGCTGCAAAATCTGTCTTTTAACTCCAGGATCAACCCCAGCACAGAAAATCTCAGTTTTCCTTGGATTCAACTTAAGTCCAGACATAGTATAAAATGCATTAAAATTGCTCAAAATTGTTTTGATAGAATGGACATCACATCTCGAGAATATCGTAAGATCATCAACAAATCCCAAGTGCGTAAGTTGGAGTTTAGAGCATTTGAGAGCAGGTGAACTGAGAAGCTTTGAGAGCACCTATATGGCCATGACAAACTGGCATGGTGAGAGGGGATCCCCCTGTCTAAGACCTTTTCTTCCCTCAAAATAGCCATGCAATTCACCATTAATGACCTCGGAGAATCTTGGACCACAAGCAGGCAAAAACCCAGTCAGAGAACCTCTCAGGCTTGAAATATATTCATAAGAAATCTCCAGTCAACGGAATCAAAAGCCTTCATTACATTAGCCTTTATAGTGCATCTAGATGaaattcttcttctccatACCCTTTGACCAATTCACATGCCAATAATAAGTTGTCACCAATACTGCGTCCTTCCACGAAAGCACATTAGCTTGGAGAAATGAAGTCTGGAAGAAAAGACTTTAACCTGTTAGAGAGTACATTGGTGCTGCATTTGTACACCACATTGCAGCAAGAGATAGGCCGAAATTTAGTCATCCTCGTAGGATTTGGAATTTTTGGAACCAGCATGATGCAAGTATTATTGGTCTCCCCTAGCAGCTTAGCAGAGTGGAAGAAATGGAGCACAGCTTAAGTAAAGTCCTTTCCGACTAAATCCTTCGAAGACATATAAAAGTGAGAGCCAAAACCATCGAGGCCAGGGGCCCTATCCCCATCCATTGTCCATAGTGCAGCTTTCACTTCCTCAGGTGTAACGGGAGCAGCTAGCACAGAGCAGGTGTCCTCAGGAATGTAGTTCGGAAAATCTTTTAATTCACCGATATTTCCTCCTGTAACTTCAGGATTAACTTTTCCCatcattaatattatattattattattataaatgatTTCATCGGAATTTGACCACAATTTTAACCGAGGGAGCAAAACGCCTATTTCCCGTAGAGGTTGGTGAGTAATGTGCAACTTTTAAAAGGTCATGGGGCAAATCTTTAGCACTCTAAAAGCTCGGTGGTGCTTTTTCCTCTATTTCTTAATGGGCTCGGCTCAAACTGATGAACTATTTGGGATTCATTGTGGTTCCGTACTTTGGCacataccaaaaaaaaaaactagaaaGGGACGAAGAAAAGCACGCTAGAACGATTGTGCTttttatgtataatataaaagctGCAGAAAGACGACATTCTCTTTTCATCTGTCCATGCATTTCCTCGGCATGTCTTTTGCATGGGATAATATTGCTTTTGGTTTAGTAGTACTTCCTAAATCACGATATCTGTCGTAGATCAGAACAGATCACGATGATATAAATCAAATCACTCATGAATTCGGTCCAAAGAGAGCATTACAtccttttttcccccctccTTTTTTCCAATTCGTAAGAGTAGCTCTTCATTCAAATTGAAATACTGAATTCAATGCAACCGGGCTTATTGTAAAATTAAAGGCACACGGGCcagggaggaaaaaaaaaaaagcactgAAATTAGCATCACATCTTTGTTAGTTATTGTTGAGTATGTCTCGTATTCAATGGAAAACCCGAAGACCGAATGAAAGATCGACCGAAGACAAGGATGAGGTTCAGCAGTTTGTGCCGCAGCACTTCAAGAGTACAGAATTTTGAGCACTTTGTGAGTGCCGCAGTTCAGAACAGGATGCTGTGGCACTGTTCGCTGAGCGAAATTTTTGCATGCGagattttatttctattttggtGCAATTTTGTTGCAACTCATAATCCATTCAAATGAGAAATTTTTCTAGGTGGTTTAGGGATATTTTGGATATATTCTAGAGGATATTTTGAGTCTTGAATCTATAAATACAGGATGAGCCTTGTAAGTCGATATCGGCTGTGAGATTGAGAAATCACATGTAATCCTTTTGGGAGTTCTCGAGTTAACTCTCTTGGAGTCTCTAGGATTCATAGAGTGAGAGAGTAGTGAGAATTGAGAAGGTTGTGAGGCTATTCTCGGGTTGAATCTTGTAATAGGGGACTGGAAAACACGAGAGTGATCTCAATATTGTAATCTCCAGTTTATTGATCTAGAGGAATCTTCTACTTTGTCCGTAGATGTTTCTCTCACTCTAAGGGTTTTACCATGTATATTTCGGTGTTTATTATCCTTACTTCTCCGTTTAATTCCTCTAATTCAGcatcttttcaaaacaattacacgtatagatatatatcatatatgatatatcCACATCAAACCCTTTTCTGCGGATGGTCAAACACTAGCTAAAGCTGATGCATCTCTTAAACATAATATAATGGAATGGTAACCTGAATGAGAATCAATTGGGACAGGTATATACTGGACAACGATTTGCACTAAAAATGGCAATGAGTACTCTCCACTTGATACTATAAAATACAAATGACAGCATGATCAATTGACAATTGCTGATTCTGCGGAATCATGAGTTTGATGGCTACGCGAGTATATGCTATACTTTTCCCAGTATAACACGAGTTGAATATGTTTGACGATATTCGGGGTGCTTCTTATAAAGTTTGATGCATGTTCAGCAGGGCCAGAATTCTTAGTTAAGCTTATGGGCTTTTGATTTAACTAGTCCAATCTTCATTATATAGACAGGGCAGCCCAATATCGACCTACACACTATACCGTAGATTTGGTATACCACAATACCAGGAAGGAGCCCCGCGATGTTGAGGGTCTTCAAAAAATAACATTGTTATATGATCGAAATGTGAGAAAATATATTagtaatattaaaaagaaattattaacaaattaatatagcttaatttatattaaaatagatagaatagtctaatttattaaaaatgtaaCAGCATGACAGTCGTCTAAGTAAACAACggttttagtttatttatgaGATAAGATAAGATTATTAGGATATACGAAGGACCTTGACGAAAGCAGATAATCTCATTTGATTGCAAACATTTACGAGCGTATGGGATACAAGTAAGTCGGCCTTTCCAAGGTTCCTGTGCAGGTGCCATGGGcgatatatatgcatatatacccATTTTTTTACTACATCGATCAAtccataattaattatactaGACGTTTCATTAATTTGTCATTGTCGACAAGGATGGATCCCCGCGACACCCCCTTCGACAcggaaaaaattacaaattttttatatatcttagcaattttgattttttttttgtgtgaaatTGTTACATTTGCCCCCTTAACTTTActaatttactttttctttgcCTTCTCTTTAATTTGGCCCCCTTAAATTGAATTTCTAGAACCGTCCTTGGTTGTCGATGTGCATCGGTCCCAGCAGTCTGCGTATAAGTTGATCCGACTTTTCAACATATAAAAAAGTGGGCCGTAGCTGGTGCGCTTGGATTGTGGATTGATCGATAACAAAGCATTAATATTATACATATCAGAGGTTCTAAGGTCAAGTCACTTGACCTTAAGTCATATTTTGTCCTTTGTTTGGAATACGATACAGCGTCGAATAAATATGTCCAATTGAGGGACAAACACATTTACTAATAAGAGATTGTGGATGATCGTGTGTATGATATATACTATATGCTTTTGGCAGGCATGTTATGATTGgaggagaaaaatgaaatgcaAAAATATTCTCCTCTGTGTtcgccgaaaaaaaaaattctccagtgttgaattttcattttaacgTGTTCAATATCTGAAAACTCAACAGACCTTTATTAAACAAGTACAAATTGAATCGCTctattaaaaagtaaaactcttttaattatgatttttacttaatgaaaataaatcctGAATTATATGAATCAATCCAATATTAGTCGGTTGAATTTTAACTTGATTGGAATTAACAGTCAAAGAGAGCTctaactcatatatatatatatatatatgcgtaaAAATACTATCAGTGTCTATTCAATCTCGAGATCTAAAGATTggattagatttttttaacttGGTAGATTCCTCCCTTGCCAAGCAAGGAATGGAATAACCAAAATACAAGGTGCGGGCGTACTTCGTAAGGTTAACATGTAAATGATCCGACAGGGAtcgacagagacagagacagagacgaGCAACAATGAAATGGAATTTGGAGCTTTGAGGGAATGGACTGACACATCATCATGTTACAGCTCGACTCCAGCCagcttttgatgatttgattgaaggccttcatttttttccatgGAGGCCGTtcctgtcttcttcttctcctgctTCTAATCCTTAGAACCTCTGTCTCGGACTGTGTCCACCCCGACAATGATAGGCCGAGGTGGTAACAGTTTTGGCTCATTATGGACTTCCATTCCAGTGAAGAGTGGTTCGCTTCCGCTTCGTATGCGAAAATAGAATGGAAATCGTTTAGTAGGGGAATGGAAtcgaataaaatgaaaataaattgattttatatagaaaaatataataatattgaattaaaaaatgtaattttctttaataatcggcgcaaaatgaatgaatataattatatactttcttttttcaattataaaagagATCAATAacttaatataattaaaaaaattaaataattaataaagagataCGAATAGTCTCACTAGGTACTGAATCTGTGATCTCATGGTCAACCTATGAGAGGACTTGCATCGCAACACTATTCTCTCTTTTGACAGTTATATACATTCTTagatatatgaattaataGAACATATATGATGGTTcgcaatatataatatgaaatgaGGAAATGATCATTTCCTTTTATGATTGAGTGCCTTTCCCATCTCAAGAcactaataagaaaatataatgtaataaaaaaatgagcattttattatattctaTTCTCACGTACCAAACGATACTTTTCCCTAATTTTGCCAATTTGATCATCTTCACGATCATAATACGATGGACACAGCCCCCCAGTCCCCAAAAGGTCTTTTTATCACGTGATACAactaaaaattcatatttatttattactgaattgacttttattttgggaatatttattttattattattacaccCACAATTCTGAGCTTCATGATCAATCCGAAATCTGGGAGTTTGCCAAATCATCTGTACGATAATCCAAAAGAACATCTACAGTTGTCCACGTGCATGCTTCAACGTTTTgatttttgcatcaaatatcTATTATCGACACCCATCTGACATCAGAAGTCGACATATATTTCGCATAATTTCATATGATCTTGAGCAGACATTGTTATCGACGAGAAAAAGGATGCTTGATATTTTGACCCGTTGAATCGTAGGCCCTCGTTGCCATGTCTATTATATTTAATGCATTTTCGACGAGccaaaattataataaatacatctttatttttctcacgAAACAAATATCTAGACATCAAACAAACACTATAACATTCCGTAGTCGTATAATGACGATTACAATTGTTGTACATAAATTCGGATAAGTGAATCCAGCCAACATTAAGAAACCTCCAATAAGTCC from Punica granatum isolate Tunisia-2019 chromosome 2, ASM765513v2, whole genome shotgun sequence includes the following:
- the LOC116195045 gene encoding uncharacterized protein LOC116195045, with amino-acid sequence MKNGSRSKFLLCFRPVVVDDVILERSSAAATVSSATIQSDTLDNRSKVCTPVLLSEPQTSHCACCWSSDGNVACCKRERETESEMEDVSGMDDVSGFGVGVLCFDLLFCLTVTVFWGRLFAILLTCTLMYLVPLRRKGDGRHLLDVKTPPEMERKRRVAIMEGLLQRNRHRKH